From a single Wolbachia endosymbiont of Oedothorax gibbosus genomic region:
- a CDS encoding peroxiredoxin, translated as MNLVTKSAIDFTAPAVLSGGEIVDDFCLSERIKNKYAVLFFYPLDFTFVCPTELISFSNKIEDFSKRGVEVIGVSVDSKFSHYKWRNTPVNDGGIGEISYTLVSDIKKSISRDYGVLYDDSIALRATFVIDDKFIVRHQSINDLPLGRNIDEFIRIVDAIKHNEEHGEVCPAGWKKGKPAMQASDEGVADYLNSYSEEL; from the coding sequence ATGAATCTTGTAACAAAATCTGCTATCGATTTTACTGCTCCAGCTGTTCTCTCCGGCGGAGAAATTGTTGATGATTTCTGTCTGAGTGAGCGCATAAAAAATAAGTATGCTGTCCTTTTTTTCTATCCACTTGATTTTACCTTTGTCTGTCCAACTGAGTTGATATCATTTAGTAATAAAATAGAGGATTTTTCAAAACGTGGTGTTGAAGTTATAGGAGTAAGTGTAGATTCAAAATTTTCACATTATAAATGGCGAAACACTCCAGTTAATGATGGTGGTATTGGAGAGATTAGCTACACTTTAGTGTCTGATATCAAAAAGTCTATATCAAGAGACTATGGGGTCTTATATGATGACTCAATTGCGCTGAGAGCAACTTTCGTTATTGATGATAAATTTATTGTACGTCATCAATCGATAAATGATTTGCCTTTAGGGCGTAATATCGATGAATTCATTAGAATCGTTGATGCAATTAAACATAATGAAGAGCATGGTGAAGTATGTCCAGCAGGGTGGAAAAAAGGTAAGCCAGCAATGCAGGCAAGCGATGAAGGAGTAGCTGATTATCTAAACTCATACAGTGAAGAATTATAA
- the trxB gene encoding thioredoxin-disulfide reductase has translation MKNYKFSTKVLIIGSGAAGYAAAIYAARANLDPIVVTGMQPGGQLTITTDVENYPGFVSIQGPELMEQMRLHAEKVGAKIIDDEIKSVEQLEDSNEYRFRSSGNTNDYYSNAIIIASGAQAKWLGLKSEKEFQGYGVSACATCDGAFFRNKVVAVIGGGNTAVEEAIFLTRFAKEVILIHRRDKLRAEKVMQDRLFKNDKIKVMWNHTVEQILGEENPKKVTGIIVKSTEAQELKVDGVFIAIGHAPNTGIFKGFVEMDEQGYIITKPGTTLTSKAGVFAAGDVQDKVYRQAVVAAGTGCMAALDAEKFLES, from the coding sequence GTGAAGAATTATAAATTTAGTACAAAAGTTCTTATTATTGGATCTGGGGCAGCAGGTTATGCTGCTGCTATATATGCAGCACGTGCAAACTTAGATCCAATTGTAGTAACGGGAATGCAGCCTGGTGGTCAGCTTACAATTACTACAGATGTTGAAAACTATCCTGGTTTTGTTTCAATACAGGGTCCAGAACTAATGGAGCAAATGAGGTTGCATGCAGAAAAGGTTGGAGCAAAAATAATAGATGATGAGATAAAAAGCGTTGAACAACTTGAGGATTCTAATGAGTATAGGTTTAGATCTTCTGGTAATACCAATGACTACTACTCGAATGCAATTATAATTGCATCTGGTGCGCAAGCAAAATGGCTTGGTCTCAAGAGTGAAAAGGAATTTCAAGGTTACGGAGTTTCAGCTTGTGCAACTTGTGATGGTGCATTTTTTAGAAATAAAGTTGTAGCCGTGATTGGTGGTGGAAATACCGCTGTTGAAGAAGCAATATTTTTAACTCGATTTGCCAAAGAAGTGATATTAATACACAGGCGTGATAAATTAAGAGCGGAAAAAGTAATGCAAGATAGACTCTTTAAAAATGATAAAATAAAAGTAATGTGGAACCATACCGTAGAGCAGATTCTTGGAGAAGAAAATCCGAAAAAAGTTACTGGTATTATAGTTAAATCAACGGAAGCTCAAGAATTGAAAGTGGATGGAGTGTTTATTGCAATCGGACACGCACCAAATACGGGTATTTTTAAAGGCTTTGTTGAAATGGATGAGCAGGGTTACATCATTACAAAACCTGGAACAACTTTAACTAGTAAAGCAGGGGTATTTGCTGCAGGTGATGTTCAAGATAAGGTATATCGCCAGGCAGTAGTTGCCGCAGGAACAGGGTGCATGGCTGCACTTGATGCAGAGAAGTTTTTAGAGTCGTAA